In Mobula hypostoma chromosome 11, sMobHyp1.1, whole genome shotgun sequence, the following are encoded in one genomic region:
- the pagr1 gene encoding PAXIP1-associated glutamate-rich protein 1 has translation METEEEAAPHLPTEEPWSVSCSDEEVENTDPWTPSPQEILRLYQALSQQGSLELSSRPLPRRPPTPEAGPTQEEEPEEPLAIEEEDEKPPAPTEFDFDDEPAPAKSFLGMRRSPGSSSRTQRREARLDKVLSDMKRHKRIEEQMLRTGRDVFQLETEQEAAPTRSRGIFQCRNY, from the exons ATGGAGACAGAGGAGGAGGCTGCCCCTCACTTGCCCACTGAGGAGCCTTGGAGCGTCAGCTGCAGCGACGAGGAAGTGGAAAACACAGACCCGTGGACCCCGAGCCCCCAGGAGATCCTGCGTCTGTACCAAGCCCTGTCGCAGCAGGGTAGCCTGGAGCTCAGCTCCCGGCCACTGCCCCGCCGCCCCCCAACCCCCGAGGCCGGACCAACCCAGGAAGAGGAGCCCGAGGAGCCCTTGGCCATCgaagaggaggatgagaa GCCCCCTGCACCTACTGAGTTTGACTTTGATGATGAACCTGCACCAGCCAAATCCTTCCTGGGCATGCGGAGATCTCCAG ggAGCTCAAGCCGCACCCAGCGACGCGAAGCACGGCTGGACAAGGTTCTGTCTGATATGAAGAGGCACAAACGGATCGAGGAGCAAATGCTGAGGACGGGCAGAGACGTATTTCAGCTGGAGACTGAGCAGGAGGCGGCTCCCACCCGCTCCCGCGGTATCTTCCAATGCCGTAACTACTGA